Proteins encoded within one genomic window of Citricoccus muralis:
- a CDS encoding response regulator: MRVLLVDDHPVVRAGLRALISGFDQMTVAAEASHGVEALELLDAGLDVDVVVMDLQMPEMDGVRTTAEVRRRGGPPVLVLTTFDTQADVVVALRAGAVGYLLKDAPAPTLRQALIDTAQRRATLAPEVASAVVEQLHRPQPTLSAREIELLEALATGASNRELAATLFISQATVKTHLVHIYDKLGVTNRTAAIAAAREQRLI; the protein is encoded by the coding sequence ATGAGGGTGCTGTTGGTGGATGATCACCCGGTGGTGCGCGCCGGACTGCGCGCCCTGATCTCCGGGTTTGATCAGATGACGGTGGCCGCCGAAGCCAGCCACGGGGTCGAAGCGCTGGAGTTGCTGGATGCGGGGCTGGACGTCGACGTCGTGGTGATGGACCTGCAAATGCCCGAAATGGACGGGGTGCGCACCACCGCGGAGGTGCGCCGCCGGGGCGGGCCACCGGTGCTGGTGCTGACCACCTTCGACACCCAGGCCGACGTCGTGGTCGCCCTGCGGGCCGGGGCGGTGGGGTATCTGCTCAAGGATGCCCCCGCACCCACCCTGCGCCAGGCGCTGATCGATACGGCGCAGCGGCGGGCCACCCTGGCCCCGGAGGTAGCCTCGGCGGTGGTCGAGCAACTGCATCGGCCCCAGCCCACCCTCTCAGCCCGGGAAATCGAGTTGTTGGAGGCCCTAGCCACCGGTGCGTCGAACCGGGAGTTAGCGGCCACACTGTTCATTTCGCAGGCCACCGTGAAGACCCACCTGGTGCACATTTACGACAAGCTCGGCGTGACCAATCGCACCGCCGCCATCGCCGCGGCCCGCGAACAGCGCCTGATCTGA